The genomic DNA gtggcatgatcttggctcaccacaacctcttcttcctgggctcaagcaattatcctgcctcaggttccccagtagctgggattgcaggcgtgtaccaccacggctggctaatcttttgtatttttaatagagatggggtttgccgtgttggccaggctggtctagaactcctcacctcaagtgatctcctgcctcggcctcctaaagtgctgggattacaggtgtgagccactgtgcccaagcTTAAAATAACGGATCCTTAACTGTTACTCAGAATGTTACATCCTGTCTTAATTTGTGTGAAATAATCTGCTGAAATTTAATGTGTAAAGAAGGAGGGAGTATATTTATGTATGGTTGTGTCTCTTGAATTTCAGGTAAGAATATGGAACGTTATAATGTGAAGCCTACCATCGAGGGACCCCCAATAGTTattagtgatgatgatgatgatgacaacaaGAACACTAGTGATTCAGAAGTTCCCAAAGACAAGAGTAATGATTCAGAAGTTCTTAAAGACAAGAGTAATGATTCAGAAGTTCCCAAAGACAAGAGTAATGATTCAGAAGTTCCCAAAGACAAGAGTAGTGATTCAGAAGTTCCCAAAGACAAGAGTAGTGATTCAGATGTTCCCGATGACGACGACAATCATGATTCGGATGATTCCGATGTTCCCGATGATGATGACAATCATGATTCCGATGTTCCCGATGACGACGACAATCATGATTCTGATGTTCCTGATGATGAGCATGATTCGGATGTTTCCGACGATGACAACGGTCATGATTCGGATGTTCCCGACGAAGATAGTAGTGATTCAGATGTTCCCAGTGACAGTAATGATTGGGAAGTTCCTGACAACAATACTGATGATTTCGAAGTTCCTGTGCCAGCAGAAGAAGATTTGTGTGATGAAGGCCAAATTGCCTCAGATGAGGAAGAGCTGGATGAGGCTGGTGAGCAGGATCTTGGTGAGAATCTTTGCGATCCACTGAGTGATCCTGAGGCTAACCTTGAggtttcaaagagaaagctgccAACTGAGGAAGAGCCTGCACCTGTGGTGGAACAGTCAGGGAAAAGGAAGGCAAAAAGCGAAACTATTGTGGAGCCACTGAGGAAGAggaaagcaaa from Saimiri boliviensis isolate mSaiBol1 chromosome X, mSaiBol1.pri, whole genome shotgun sequence includes the following:
- the GCNA gene encoding uncharacterized protein GCNA isoform X1 translates to MERYNVKPTIEGPPIVISDDDDDDNKNTSDSEVPKDKSNDSEVLKDKSNDSEVPKDKSNDSEVPKDKSSDSEVPKDKSSDSDVPDDDDNHDSDDSDVPDDDDNHDSDVPDDDDNHDSDVPDDEHDSDVSDDDNGHDSDVPDEDSSDSDVPSDSNDWEVPDNNTDDFEVPVPAEEDLCDEGQIASDEEELDEAGEQDLGENLCDPLSDPEANLEVSKRKLPTEEEPAPVVEQSGKRKAKSETIVEPLRKRKAKTKNVSETPADKGHKKCGHSKKKPSAAKVENCKTRTCKCKVHRSFLYGHGKSKKYSGKNLERNKDELVHRVSGLFNRTDCDKKLQEKRRIASNNKMLKTADSSCSSGEMPYQNRQCIAEIQLGVKVSAMIQIDMQPSTGLAATPNHSILGASSMSSSRRLWSWCH
- the GCNA gene encoding germ cell nuclear acidic protein isoform X2, which encodes MERYNVKPTIEGPPIVISDDDDDDNKNTSDSEVPKDKSNDSEVLKDKSNDSEVPKDKSNDSEVPKDKSSDSEVPKDKSSDSDVPDDDDNHDSDDSDVPDDDDNHDSDVPDDDDNHDSDVPDDEHDSDVSDDDNGHDSDVPDEDSSDSDVPSDSNDWEVPDNNTDDFEVPVPAEEDLCDEGQIASDEEELDEAGEQDLGENLCDPLSDPEANLEVSKRKLPTEEEPAPVVEQSGKRKAKSETIVEPLRKRKAKTKNVSETPADKGHKKCGHSKKKPSAAKVENCKTRTCKCKVHRSFLYGHGKSKKYSGKNLERNKDELVHRVSGLFNRTDCDKKLQEKRRIASNNKMLKTADSSCSSGEMPYQNRQCIAEIQLGVKVSAMIQIDMQPSTGGGRIVAV